The following nucleotide sequence is from Zea mays cultivar B73 chromosome 1, Zm-B73-REFERENCE-NAM-5.0, whole genome shotgun sequence.
gggcctaagtgttttgcttgctacgagactggtggatcaacacacgagagcatgcgaggatttagagtggttcaggtcgcggccgccggagcgtaataccctactccactatgtgatgtattgtttgggagcttgtatgaacttgagaGTGTCTACCTAGAGTTGGGTCTGagtcttgtaacgtcgcatgcctccccttttatagctgaaggggggcatgcacaaaggcactaagccccgacatgtgggcccagggacatagagaatataacacttggaACTATAAATATTTGCTACCGGGGCAATCTCCTTGTGTCCTGTCGTCCAAGATCTGTGTATCTTCGGCGTGCAGggcaagcttcttgtagaagggataacacagtgcgctgcttggcacgggcgcactgttcgccagcagacctagcaggcgcgccgcctgccggatgaccttgacgccgcctgccagcggatgggacaggacacattaaatgctgagagggcacagcGCCTGTCAACGCAGTGGCAGGTGGCGCGTcctctcctcaataaatgcaggggctacacggctttacgtcaggctcggcccgatggcttatgtcatgggccacaagcagcgggccTTCGCCTGCGCGGGGAGCGGAGAACAAGGCCTGCACACGTGTCAGCACCAGACCCCTGCATACCCCAAGGTCCTTCTCAGTCCGGAACCCTGCCGGGGTTCGGACCTCCCCGGGGCTCCAGACCTGTATGTATCTAGGGGCTCGGTGACCTTCTGTGGGGGTCCGGTCTTATTGAGACATGGTGCCTTTCCtcgccacgtggcgccctttggcccgCCCGTCCGGTGGAGTTAGGCGCGGTCCTCCACGTGGCCAGGAGGCGTCGCATGGGTGCGATGCCTTTATgttgtaggagagggtacccctgatttaaggtaccgacagtggcccccggtcccgcctcaggggaggatgcgagcctgcaggtgggaccagagtctgTTTGGTGGTTGGACCGCTACTTCCGCGcgcctgttgctgcaattactgtcggcctGCTTATGACCACGCCAACTGTCGTGCCTATTCTTTACGGCTAGCTGACCCGTGACCGTCGTACTCAACGGCATTGCTTGGCcatgcgcggggctgcctcgagtcgctgcactggttctgaaaaatttaccttttcagaatcTATGACAGTCCCGAGAAGACAAGGCATTGGCACAGGCGGTGGTGCGGCTTCTTTGCACACGGTAACTAGCGCTCcgattacatgacgtgtgggcctgggcccctgagTTGGACCGCCAGCTGTGGTGGAGCTGAGGGGGTGCTCAGTCATGGGGCGTTTGCACGCTTCACACGTTGCGGTTCGCCTCTTTGACCACtggttacggcgaaggtgaaggggCGCTTGAtcgtggggcggttgcatgcccctTGCGCGGCAGTTCGCCTTCCCGACCGCTGGTTGCCCCGGAAATGGAGGGGCGCGTAACCGTGAGGCAGTCGCACGCTCCTCCTTTGGGTTGGTTTTTATGACATgcggggcctggcccccgtgtcgtAAGGTGAGATCCCTGGTGCATGCCGGGGGGAGACTTCACTCGTGACGCTTCAGGGGCGCGAGTgggggatctgcctttaaaaaggggccgatcccccgggcagtaggcATGCCTCGCTCCTCCTGCGACCACCACATCCTTccgccttccgggcctccagatggggtgcgccggtgttctcCGGAGGGGTCCGCGTCAAGGTCGTCTCTTCCGGCAATTTTACCATCGGAGAGCGGGCGCCCGTGGTGGTGTCACCGATCTTGTTTTCTTCCTGTCGCCATTGGAGGAGTGCAACCCCATGGGGGTTGGCATCCTTTCACCAcccttcggcttcaaggattttcatcatgccggttgcagtcccccgccggtggtcatccagaaggatgactaccagccttgtggtggggagaagcaaaccaggctgcggcctccctcctgccctcagcttcaaggatgttcatcatccgtgctggggaggggGGTGTGCCAAGTTGAGGCTCCACCTCCGCGTGGgtagcgacccgcttcttccctcagtgtccaggggagaagggcgttcaccgTCTGTGGCGCTGTCAGCTGCCACGTGCCTGGCTTCTCGGCCTGGGTGGCACTAGCACCGCCTCCAGCGTTGCATCCTGCCGCTGGGGCGGAGCGTGGTTTCCCGTCCACCGCACGAGCGATGGTGGCGCTGTGCGCGGGTCGGAcacatccacggcttctcccACTCCTCCAGCTGCACTGGGAGGCTGTACAAGATGTCGTACGCCGCGGCAGTGGCTgcggcgttcttggatggtcttgtcctcactcctgtTGGTCGAAACAGGGGCGAGGACCCCTTCGTgcgtgctgaggtggtcgccgtcACCGGTGAGGCTGCCTCTTGCAGGAGCGGTTGCCTCCGCTGGTGAGGGCATCAGAGCCATCTGTCGCTGAGTCCCCGACTCCTTGGCTTTAGTGGCCTCGTTGTCACCCCCTGTAGGAGGACAGGGGCGAGGACTTATCTGCAACAGCGCACATGCTGGGATGATTGCCGCTGCTGTCGACTCGCTGGTGCAGAGGCGACCGTCGCCATCGGTGCTGGTGCGGTTGCCTCTGCCGGTGAGCCGCTCGAGGTTTGTTATCCCGTGGcccttgctggtgtggaggtagtcgccgccgctggtgaggcagcCCGGAGCCAGCTTCCATCGCGACTCTTGTTGGTGCAACGTAGTCCATTCCTGCAGAGATGGAGCTGGGGTCCCGCTTATAAGGGCGTGTAATGACATCTGcttgagagcaaaatgtaatGACATATGTACGCAGGGTTTTAGCCTGGGAAACCAAGTTGTGCGTCCGAACCCCctagatggtggcttcaagtactaagacacctgccgcagggtggtggagtatgcaggctcacgacacgggaccaggctgagcggctacatggcttCCGGACCCCCCAAGAGACAAGTGCCTGTTCTTCAAAACCGGACCTCCAGTTCGTTGGACGCACAAGactatagttttaaatactaggacacccatcaTGGAGTGATGGAGTGTGCAGGGTTTTGGGTACGGAACtaggctaaccggccacacaggctccggaccaccctatggaacgggcatccgttctttagaaccgccCCCCAGGCCTTCCCCTATTTTTGTAAAGTAATAGATATTATCTATTAAGCAGTATTTAATACTTATCTGTGTTGCCCGATCCTGTTGTTAACTtcccttggtacctggccccctgcCTGGGGTGCAGGCTCGATGTGTCGAGGCTGGACACCAGCGCGTATAAAAGAGTTGTCAacggccttcgggaggcagtctcACTGAGAcctggatctgtacacagcttTAGCTAAAGAGTGTTAGTGATACACCCACAGACCCCGTCATCTGGCATTTTTCATCCTTTAATACATGCTCGGGATTTGCAATGTTTTGgctaggggaagcaagttgtgtgtccggaccccctggatggtggttctagatactaggatgcctgtcacagagtggtggaatatgcaggcccacggtacaggaccaggctgagcggctacatggttccggaccaccccaggagacaagcgtctcttctctagttccggaccccaaGTTGTCGGACCCACATGACTTATAGCTCTAGGTACTAGGGTGctcgtcacggagtggtggagtgtgcagggttttgggtacggaaccaggctaaccggccgcacaggctccggaccaccccatgacaCGAGCACTCGTTCCTCagagccggcccccaggctgtcgggtcCCACTGCTTTCGCatagaggtcctaaactgcaaccTTGGTTGTTCAATCCAGATGTCATTATGCCTGGTGGGATGGGAGCTGGgcaggtgggttagataaaacacgatcagaaactgcagggtgagacCGTGGAGCAGCAGGAAATTGCTATCATAGAGGCATATCTTGAGAGGGTAGTTTTCCTTCATAGCTAATCATGCATGGGTGCGGGCCAATAGGCCGGGTTTATGGGGGCAGACCCTACCGGGTTGGCATACCCGTGTGCACTActtagttacaaaagggaaaaaCTTCGACCCCTCAAACTTGCTCTATAGATAAAACTTACAGAGATATTTCGACACTGGGGGAGGCATTCCTTCAGTCATAGCTAGACAGTTGCCCTTGGGTCGGGGGACCCCCattaccatgaagggtccttcccagctgggggagtgtTACAGAGCCCTGATTTGGTCTGGTACCTTTGTAGgattaggtcccgaccctgggtttcCATCTGCATTTGACGAAGGAGGCCCCGCCTTTGGCTGTGGTCATTCCTGGATGAACCCATCAGAAAGCTAGACCCGTGGGGAATCCAGATGGGTTTCTGgaggaaggcaggcttcagctcCGTAGGCCGGGGGACATGGGATCCTGCCGGTGGTCCGCCTAGTCGTCACCGTCGGAGTGGGAGTCTTTTGCGAAGATGTCCTTTAGGTCTCCTtctggtgactgatacccgaggtcctgtTCAGCCGCAGCCACCTCaccgtcgtcgaccttttctttgccaggacgacgatgaggtggggagccgtctctGGAAGACTGCTCACGTCGCTCGCTGGCGCGTTCGCCAACGCGTTTCGCgagatcaatgatctcgcgacactccgcggcgtTGTGGCGATCGTTGGGATGTACAGGGCACGAGCCACCGTTACTCCTTTgtggccgtgggcgtttgttgcggtcgccccggccTCCGGTCGCGGCTGCGACGACCAGCGCGGTAGACTGCGGCTTCTCGTAGCCGCGacccttctttttctttctgCCGTCCCGGGGGATGGCACCCGAACCTCCCGTCTGGGTGGtcccggtttgtggggccgagtgccatgctcgGCCTTCagcagctctggcacacttgtccgctagggcgaagagcgtggggacagtctccacatCATGTGTGGCTAGTTTCTCCAACACTTTCTTATCACGTACcccctgtcggaaggccgtgatgatggaggcatcggaaatacgaggtatcgtacctcgtaccttggtgaagcgggagatgaactttcGGAGGGTCTCCCCTGGCTCCTGCCTCacagcatggaggtgggcctccacaccgtgctgttgataagcactggcgaagttcgccacgaaccgcgcacagagctcttcccaggagtagattgatcttggggcgaggttcatgagccaagtccgggctggtccagacagggcgacatgaaaatatgtcgccattacGGCGGTGTTTCCACCCGTCGCCATGATGGCGGTGACATATACTTGCAGGAACTCCGATGGGTTCGTTGTCCcatcgtatttttccggcaggtgtggtcggaacttgggcggccatgaTGTCGTGCGAAGATGGTCAGCgagggcggcgcagcccacgccggtcaaggggacacccgtttgggaccgggcGCCCACTGGTGTCTGCGGTGCCTCCGCAGCGAAATCTTGGTCGAGGTTGCAACCCTCGACGTTCTATCGGCGCTCACGCATCCTTTCCAAAGAGACCCGGGCGTATTCTCCCGtacgcctacggttgagctccgcccgaaGGTCAtcggtctgtgcaccccttacgGAGGGCGAGCGCATAGACGCTGTCGCCTcgcgttggcgccgggatgaccgaggcctcgaCCTGGTTGAAGTAGAATGTGTCATGCCAAGctgtcggtcgacgtcgtcgcgccactgcttcatggcccccggtgatgTCGTAGAGCTAgggggtggcgtagcaactctCTGGCCACAGACAGCGCCGTAGGCGCTACCCTCGACAGAGTCCGGGACACCtacgctggcatgtgctgttgcacgGCGTGCAAGGCAGCAGTCCCAGAGTCGGGGCGGTCGGGCACTTGTGGCGCGGAGGACGCAACCTCCTGCTCCATCACGAAATCCTCCGAAGTTTCGGCGCGATGCTCGATGATCCGCACCATCATGCCGAGCGAGAAAACAAGCGAAAACTTGAAGCCTGGCccatacctggcgcgccaaatgtcggggaggaaatctccccggccgggtggcggattgcacccgctctaaatcctaaagagaggaggggcctaagcgttttgcttgctacgagactggtggatcaacacacgagagcacacgaggatttagagtggttcgggccgccggagcgtaataccctactccactgtgtgatgtattgtttGGGAACTTGTATGAACTTGAGAGTGTCTACCTAGAGTTGGGTCTGagtcttgtaacgtcgcatgcctccccttttatagctgaaggggggcatgcacaaaggcactaagccccgacatgtgggcccagggacatagagaatataacacttggaACTATAAATATTTGCTACCGGGGCAATCCCCTTGTGTCCTGTCGTCCAAGATCTGTGTATCTTTGGCGTGCAGggcaagcttcttgtagaagggataacacagtgcgctgcttggcacgggcgcactgttcgccAGCAGACCTAGAAGGCGCGCCGCCTGCCGGATGACCTTGAcgtcgcctgccagcggatgggacaggacacattaaatgttgagagggcacgtcgcctgtcagcgcagtggcaggcggcgcgtcctctcttcaataaatgcaggggctacaCGGCTAACGGctttacgtcaggctcggcctgatgacttatgtcatgggccacaagcagcgggccTTCGCCTGCGTGGGGAGCGGAGAACAAGGCCtgcacacgtgtcagcaccggacccctgcataCCCCAAGGTCCTTCTCGGTCCGGAACCCTGCCGGGGTTCGGACCTCCCTCGGGGCTCCGGACCTGTATGTATCCAGGGGCCCGGTGACCTTCTGTGGGGGTCCGGTCTTAGGCATGGTGCCTTTCCtcgccacgtggcgccctttggctCGCCCGTCCGGTGGAGTTAGGCGTGGTCCTCTGCGCGGCCaggagacgtcgcatgggtgcgatgcctttatgctgtaggagagggtacccctgatttaggataCCGACACCATCCGTTTTCAGTTCCATTGTTAATTCCGTCACAACGCACGAGCAATCATCTAGTTATATAAATAAAAATTTAACGAGTGAAATAAAAAAACTCTTGGAGACGGCAGCGTAAGAAGATATGGATCTTGGAAAACAGACATGAAATGTTTTTttaaataatataaatatttcATTTTTTAAACACAACTTTTATACGTATATACTGTATGTTAGAAATCAAACTATTTATAATTCGAAAAGAATGATGTATGTTTTCGAACAGGAAACCATAAATTTTTGATCTTGTGTCGCACCATTTACACTGACCGAAGTAATGAGAAGTGAAAATTTGGTCCATCTCAACACTTTCCGGAACATTATTTTTGTATTTCTCAAACAATGATCAGCCGTAGATCTTGAGCCGTCAAGGCAATCCAACGGTCGGACACCTGGCACGACATATCTCACAGTCCACCGTTCCCTCGCTGAGCAAGTTGAGCCCAACCCTAGCAGCACCCCGCGCTGAACCCATCACCGTCAGGCCATCACCATGCGAGGcatcggcgccgccgccgccgccaggcgGCACACTCCATTCCTCTCCTCCCGCGCTCTCGCCTTCTCCTCCTCTTCTAGAAGCGGGGGCGGTGATGGCGGTTTCGGGCACGGGCGCGGACGCGGCCTGCCGACCGCCGGGCAGCCGCGCGCTCCCGGGAGGCCCATTTCCAACGACGATGACGCGGATCCCTTCTCTGCCACAGCACCCGTCGGCCGTGGTCGCGGGGAGCCTGAGGTTCCCTCCTCCCCAGGCATCCCGTCCTTCGCTGTGTTCTCTGGCGTCGGTCGCGGCCGCGGCCGCGGATCCCCACTGCCCCCACCGCCACCCCCTGAGGACGCTTCAAAGCAGCCGACCTTCACCAAGGGCTTCGACAACGCTCCTCAGCGCTCCTATCCGGAGCCGCCGAGCCTCGATGCTTCCTCctccgcgccgccgctgccccgcCCGCTCCCGATCTCCGGCGCCGGCCGCGGGGTCCCCTGGACGCAGcagccttcgccggataagcctcCGGAAGAGAACAGGTTCATCCGGCGCCGCGAGGCGGTGAAACAGTCTGCCGCCGAGCCGCCGAAACAGGCTCCCGGGGCGCAGCAACCGAAGTTGTCGCCACAAGAAGCTGTGAGACGGGCGGTTGAACTCCTGGGCGGCGGGGGCCGCAGCGGCGAAGATGGCGGAGGGCGTGGTGGTGGGGGTCGCCTCTcccgtggccgtggccgtggcacAGGCCGCGGCAGGCGTCCCGGGCGTGGCGACCGCTCTGATGATGTGGAAGACGTCTGGCAAGCGAGCTACTTGGGGGACAAAGCTGATGGCGATAGGCTAGAGCAGCAGCTCGGCGAGGACAAGATGAAGATTCTGGAGCAGGCGTTCATGGAGGCAGCAGATAATGCGTTGCCACATCCAATGGAAGATGCTTACCTCGAGGCTTGTCACACAAACAACATGGTGTGTATGGAACCGCGGTGGATTTTGTAGTATTTCCAATCTGGGTGTTCTTGTAAGTTTTTGTCCCTGTGGGTTTGTGCATGCAGATCGAGTTTGAGCCGGAGTACCATGTGAATTTTGGTAATCCTGATATTGATGAGAAACCACCAATGTCGTTGGAGGAGATGCTTCAGAAGGTGAAGCCATTTGTAGTTGCATATGAGGGCATCCAGAACCAGGAAGAATGGGAGGTAATTTCTTCAATAGGTTTTTATGTTTACTCTCGAAAATGTTTGTGCTTGTACTACACACGCACCGCACGCCTGCACACACACTGTTTTTGTTGTCGCTTGAATTAGGTATGTACtagaaaattccaaaaattcataCAAGTGGTAAAAAGCCATTTTTGTACAGCCACAATTACAATACAAAACAAAATGGGTTGATGGCTGGGTAAAATTAGATGATCATTATCTAGCATTCTAGCCTGGCTTGAGAACAGATAGAACATGTGAACAGATGTCTACGCTCTATAATTTTGGTGCCCATCTAGTCCTGCTACCATAGCTCTGCTGACCACTATACATAAATTTATCTAGATCGGCCTCTTAGGTATATAAGTAGATACTGACATAACTTTAGACATCATAAACTTATATACAGATCAATTTTGTTAGATGCCTTGTGCTATATTTCAGCTTTTACTCCACTTATGGAAGTGCTTACAACATCACATTGTCATTTTGTatcagatcattaaattaatataTAGCAACAAGTACATGCATACATTAATGTTTGTATTCAGCTTGTTCTGCTAATATGAAATATTTTGTGGTGGGGTATTTTATCTGACTCACTGTATTCTACTGTGTCACTATCAGGAAGCTGTGAAAGATGTAATGGCTAGAGCCCCCCATATGAAAGAGCTCATAGATATGTACAGTGGACCTGATGTTGTGACTGCAAAACAACAAGAAGAGGAGTTGCAAAGAGTTGCAAACACTCTTCCAGAAAGCATCCCTTCTTCAGTAAAGCGGTTTACTGACAAAACTCTACTCTCTCTTAAGGTTTGCTTTCTTGTGACAACTTGTGTTCTGAACATTCGTCATAGGACCATTGGATCGGTTTGATATTCTTGCATTTTCAATCAATCAACTTCTGAATCTCCTTTGGTGATGAGTAGCATGATCTGTATTTAACTTGACATTATGATACGATAACCACTAGCTATAGGTTTCTTTAAAAAAATTGAGACGCTTCTATTGGCATATTTATTGAACTTATTAAAGTTCAAGTGCGATAAGCAATTAATCTATCCGTTCCAAATTGTAAGTCATTTTCACTTTTCTAGCTACATAGGTTTTGCTACATAGTAAAAACTTTGAATCTAAGAAAGCCAAAATGTCTTACAATCTGGAATGGAAGGAGTATTTACTAGGTATTTTGTTTTTGATCCATCCGTTCCAAACTGAAAGCCATTTTGACTTTTCTAGTTACATAGCTTTTGTTGCTACATAGTAAAAATTTTCTATAGCCATTTTTGGAGCATACCTCGTGTGGATAGATAAGGGGGGTGTTTAAAtgaactagagctaatagttagttggctaaaataaTTCCAGTAGAATTAGTTAGCTAACAAAtaactagctaactattagctaattttcTAAATGTAGCTAATGATTGATCTAATATCTAGTTTGTTTGGATGTCTTTAGCTAATTTTAGCatttaactattagctctagtgcattcaaacgccCCTAAATTCTCTTGACAACGCAAGAGATGTTTCGTTGTGTCTTTAAGGGCTGTCTTTTAGGGGGTGTATGAATGCACCAGACCttatagggggtgtttgaatgcactagagataatagttagtggctaaaattagctagagacatccaatcaccctagctaatagttcaactattagctattttttgtaaattagctactagttagctaactatttgttagctagctaattctactagTATATTTTAGCTCACTAacaattagctctagtgcattcaaacaccccataCCATAGTTAGCTGTTAAAATTAGCTGAATGCATCCAAACAGTCTAGCTAATAATTGAACTAATATTTAGCTagatatttgttagctagctaagcgGGTGTTTGAATGCTCTAGAGCTAATAGgtagttggctaaaaaattgctagtggaattagctagctaactattaactaatttactaaaaatagctaatagatgAACCATTAGCTAGACTGTTTGGATGTCCTCAACTAATTTAAGCAGCTAACTGTTAGCTATAGGGCATTCAAACATGGCATAGCTAATAGTTAGGccatgtttgaatgcactagagctaatagttactcCCTCTATTCCCTATCTTAAGGTTAGAGCTAATAGTTACTCCCTCTATTCCCTATCTTAAGGTCACGTCCTAAGTTAATAttttaaaactttgaccaacaacATGTATAAAAATAATTATTTTTACATTACAAAAACTATATATTGTGGTAGATGTTTTAATAATAAATCTAACAGTTTCACTTTTATTTAGTCAATATTTATGAATATTTTGTTATTAACGGTCAAAGTTGAAAATATTTGACTTAGGACATACCTTCGTGACTTTAAGATAAAGGATGGAGGGAGTAGCTGCTAAAATTAACTGAAAACGTCCAAACAGTGTAGCTAGTAattcaactattagctatttttagcaaattagctaatCGTTAGCTATCTAATTTCACTACCAAATTTTTAAACAACTAACTATTAACTCTAGTGCATTTAAATACTCCCTTAGTGCATTCAATCACCCCTTAGTCTCTTCCTACTTATTGCTTCCACTCTCCATTTTATCCCTTCCACAGTAGGGTTGCTGATGCCATAACATTATGATTGTTTTTTTTAAACCCCTGTCCCTATTTCTGTTCATTGCAGAACAATCCTGGCTGGGGTTTTGACAAGAAATGCCAATTCATGGACAAGTACGCTCGCATAGTTTCAGAGCAATACAAGTAGAAAGGCATCTTATACCCTGTTGTAGTAACCATATTATTTGTCCTCCAAGGAGACAAGTACGCTTTGTTTTGAGAGAAGGTGAGATGCCCATATCTAATCCGTGCAatgtttttttatttatttcactGAGATGCTAGTTTGATAAATAAAATTGGTGACAAACATGTTTCTTTTTTTCATCATATGAAGCACCAATTCCTTGCTCGGGCTTACTGAAGTGCTTGTCgctattttttttttttttttgtgggGGACGGAGGTAGTATGCTGTTTTGGGAACACGAAAGTTTGTTGAGAGCTAATCAAACGGAATTTTCTACTTCTCTTGTGCTATGGGCTTATGGTCTTGTTTGGATGTAGTTGGGTCTGTGCGTGAAATACACATGCGCGCCGAGGTGGATCAGAGTAAAAACTCGAACTAAATACCACCTCAATCTACCCCGACACACGTGAATCCGAACATCAACCAAGGCCTGCCTAAGGTGAGAGTGAGACACTCGCACCGCATACCGGCATGGCAGCATCGAATCGCTCGATCGGTTTCTCTACGGTGCAATGTGCTACATGTATGTATGGCAGCCTGTGTATGCCGCCTTGTCTAGATCCAAAAGGCTCTTGATCCAAAAGAGATGCCATCATCTTCGTCCCTGCGTAGCAGCACGTCATGCCGAACCGAAGACGGACACGAACCATGCTAGTGCGTGGTTGGTTCCGGTGCCTGACTGCCTGAGCATGCATGGGGATGGGGATGGGGTGGGCCGGTGGGGTGGGTCGGTCATGCTGGATCAGGCCATGCCGGAGGCGGTGCAACTGCACGGTCCGCGAGGAGGGAGGGAGGCCGGCCAGTGGGCAGTGGCGCTGTCAAGAGAAAGCTAGCGGATCAAGGACCCCTCCCCCGGCCTGCTGCTGCCTTTCCCAAAAGGCGTGATGATGATTGGGACGTGCCACTGCTCGCTGCTTAGCTAGCAGGATAATTAATCACCCAGCATC
It contains:
- the LOC100216913 gene encoding uncharacterized protein LOC100216913, which encodes MRGIGAAAAARRHTPFLSSRALAFSSSSRSGGGDGGFGHGRGRGLPTAGQPRAPGRPISNDDDADPFSATAPVGRGRGEPEVPSSPGIPSFAVFSGVGRGRGRGSPLPPPPPPEDASKQPTFTKGFDNAPQRSYPEPPSLDASSSAPPLPRPLPISGAGRGVPWTQQPSPDKPPEENRFIRRREAVKQSAAEPPKQAPGAQQPKLSPQEAVRRAVELLGGGGRSGEDGGGRGGGGRLSRGRGRGTGRGRRPGRGDRSDDVEDVWQASYLGDKADGDRLEQQLGEDKMKILEQAFMEAADNALPHPMEDAYLEACHTNNMIEFEPEYHVNFGNPDIDEKPPMSLEEMLQKVKPFVVAYEGIQNQEEWEEAVKDVMARAPHMKELIDMYSGPDVVTAKQQEEELQRVANTLPESIPSSVKRFTDKTLLSLKNNPGWGFDKKCQFMDKYARIVSEQYK